TCTTCAACTACATCGAGACCTTTTATAACCGCGTTCGCCTCCACTCCAGTCTTGCTTACCGCAGTCCCATTGTCTTTGAATCCCAACTAAACCAAAAGAATTGATCCCCAATTCACTGTCCGAAAAATCAGGGCAATCCCACTCTGACCCTTTTTGGCGTTTTCATAGAACCATTTTCCATTCCTGCGGCCTTAACTCGCTAATTCTGCCGGCTGGGCTGCCGCCGTGTCGAGTCTCCATAAATCGTTGCGCCGTCAGGCGGGGTAGCCCAACCTGTTTGATTCTTCGTCTTGAACAGCAATGGCAAAAACGTGCGTTATTCTCAATCCCTCGGCTGGATCGGTGCGCGATCCGGACGAGCTCGCGAAACGGATCGGGCGGCTGCTTGACGCAGACGTTTGCCTCACCACCAAAGTTGGCTCCGAGGCCCGCCTCGCCCGCACGGCAATTCGCAAGGGCGCGGAGCAGATTGTCGCCGCGGGAGGAGACGGCACCCTCAACGGCGTGATCAATGGAATAGCGGAAAATGCCGGGGACGTGCGGGTCGGATTGCTTCCGCTTGGGACTGGCAACGATTTCGGGCGCAGCCTTGGGTTACCGACCGACGTTGAGGCGGCCATCGACGTGATTCGCGGCGGCGAGACCCGTGCGATCGATCTGGTGCGCGTCACGAGTGACGAGGTTCGCTATTTCATCAACGTTTCCGCGGGCGGCTTCAGCGGGTTGGTGAATGAGAAGCTGACAACGGAGATGAAAAAAACGTGGGGACCTCTGGCCTATTTGCGCAGCGCCGCTGCCGCCTTGCCGGAATTGCGCGCCTATCAGACGACGCTCGCTTTCGATAATACCGAATCGTTGATGCTCGACCTTTACAATGTGGTGGTGGCCAATGGCCGCTACGTGGCGGGCGGGACTTTGATCGCGCCCGAGGCCTCGGTCGATGACGGGTTGCTCGACATTATCCTGATCCAGAAACGGTCCGCGCCGGAGCTGGCCTTGCTCGCCGGCTCCGTGGCGCTGGGCACGCATCTCTCGAGCGACGCGATAGTCTTCCGCCGGGCCGCCAAGCTCACGGTGAATTCGAAGCCGGGCATGTGGTTTAATGTCGACGGCGAACTGGTCGGAAATGAGCCGGCTCGTTTTGAAATTCTGCCGCGCGCATTACGTTTCGCAGTCCCAAAGCCATGAGCGAAAAAATCGTCAACGCGGATCAGCTGGAAGCGATCGGCGAAAAAATGCGCGCGAATGGGCGGAAGCTGGTTTTCACCAATGGCTGTTTCGATTTGTTGCACACCGGCCACGTTCGTTATCTCCAGGCGGCCCGGGCCCTGGGCGATGCGCTGGCCGTGGCGATCAATGGCGATGAATCGGTCCGCGCGTTGAAGGGAGACGGCCGGCCGCTGAATAGCGCGGCGGACCGGGCTGAAGTGGTGGCTGCGCTCGCCTGTGTAGATCACGTCACCATCTTTGCCGAGACCCGCGCGACCCACCTGCTCGCGAAAGTGCGCCCTTCGATTTATGTCAAAGGCGGCGACTACACGCGAGAGACGTTGGACGCCGACGAGCGGGCCGCTCTGGAACGGGCTGGCGCCGAGATTCGCATCCTGCCGTTCGAGAAAGGTTATTCCACTTCGAGCTTGCTGGAGAAGATCACGAAGGCCGGCGCGCCATGAAGAAGCTTGCGCTCGGAATCCTCGGCTCGGGCAAAGGCAGCAATTGCCGCGCGATCCTCGAACAAATCCGCGCGGGCAAGCTGGCGGCTGAAGCGCACCTGGTGGTGTCGGATGTCTTCGATGCCGGCATCCTCGATATCGCGCGCGAATTCGGGGTTCCGAACGCTTACCTGCCGCCGGGAAAATTCCGGACCCGTCTCGAGCCTACGGTGGAAATGGAACTGGTGAAGTTACTCGAAGACGCCGGTGTCGAGCTGGTGGTCCTGGCCGGTTTCATGCGGGTGTTGAAAGAACCGATGCTCGCCGCATTCCCCCGCCGCATCATCAATATCCATCCCTCGTTGCTCCCAAAATTTCCGGGGATCGAATCGTGGAAACAGGCTCTCGCCGCCGGCGAAAACATGACCGGTTGCTCGGTCCATTACGTGGACGCTGGAATCGACAGCGGCGAAATCGTTGCGCAACGCAAAGTGCCCATCGTGCCCGGCGACACCGCGGAGTCGTTGCATGCACGCATTCAAATCGCAGAGCGCGCTCTTTATCCGGAAGTGATCGCGCGGTTCGCCGAAGCTTAGAGTGAATAGTGATCAGTGACTGGTGAATAGAATCCATTCACCGATCACCTATCACCATTCACAGTCTCAACGCCTACCGGCGTTCTGCTTTTTGATCGCGAGCGAGCAGCTCCTGCAGCGCCTGGTCAGGCCTCTTCCCTTCGTGCAGGATGGAATAAATCTGATCGATGATCGGCGTTTCGATGTTCAGTTTGCGCGCGCATTCGTAAGCGCTTCTCGCGGTCGGAACGCCTTCCGCCACCATGTGGGTGCCGGCTGCTATTTGCGCCAACGTTTCGCCGCGGCCGATGCGTTCTCCGAGTCGACGATTCCGGCTATGCTGGCTGAAACAGGTCGCGATCAAATCTCCCGCGCCGCTCAAGCCGTAGAACGTTCTCGGATTTCCTCCCATCGCAGTCCCCAGCCGAAGCAACTCGGCTAGCGCGCGAGTCACCAGCGCCGCTTTCGAGTTATCGCCGAGCCTAAACCCGTCACTCACACCCGCCGCGATCGCGAACACATTCTTCAAAGCCCCGCCGAGCTCGATCCCGATCGTTTCGTCGCTCGAATAAATCCGGAAACGTTCGCTGCCCAGATAAGATTGCAGCTCCTCCGCGCAGTCCGGATTGCGGCAACCGAGAACGGCTGCGGTCGGCAAATCCCGCGCGATTTCAGCGGCGAGGTTCGGACCGGAAAGGACCGCAATCGTGTTGTCGGGAAAGATCGTATTCAGGATCTCGCTCATCCGCAATCCGCTGCCGTGTTCGATCCCCTTGGTTCCGCTGAGGAGGATCGGTTTCGAATTCGAGAGCGCGTCGCGCAGCCTCGCCCCGACGGCGCGCAAGGCAGTGGATGGCGTGACGAAAACAATCAGGTCGGCGCCGGCGCACTCGGCGATGTCGCTCGTGACTTGCACCGAGTCGGGAAGCTTCACCCCCGGCAGGTAGTCGGCGTTTTCGCGGGACGCGCGCAACTTCGCGGCCCGGTCGGGGTCGTTGCCCCAGAGGATCACATCGTTGCCGCGCTTCGCCCAAAGAATGGCCAGGGCGGTGCCCCAGCCGCCTGCCCCGACGATTGCCGTGCGTTGAATGCTCACTTCCGGGTGAAACGTTGTTCGGTCCCGTTAAGA
This sequence is a window from Chthoniobacterales bacterium. Protein-coding genes within it:
- the purN gene encoding phosphoribosylglycinamide formyltransferase, with the translated sequence MKKLALGILGSGKGSNCRAILEQIRAGKLAAEAHLVVSDVFDAGILDIAREFGVPNAYLPPGKFRTRLEPTVEMELVKLLEDAGVELVVLAGFMRVLKEPMLAAFPRRIINIHPSLLPKFPGIESWKQALAAGENMTGCSVHYVDAGIDSGEIVAQRKVPIVPGDTAESLHARIQIAERALYPEVIARFAEA
- the rfaE2 gene encoding D-glycero-beta-D-manno-heptose 1-phosphate adenylyltransferase; this encodes MSEKIVNADQLEAIGEKMRANGRKLVFTNGCFDLLHTGHVRYLQAARALGDALAVAINGDESVRALKGDGRPLNSAADRAEVVAALACVDHVTIFAETRATHLLAKVRPSIYVKGGDYTRETLDADERAALERAGAEIRILPFEKGYSTSSLLEKITKAGAP
- a CDS encoding diacylglycerol kinase family protein, yielding MAKTCVILNPSAGSVRDPDELAKRIGRLLDADVCLTTKVGSEARLARTAIRKGAEQIVAAGGDGTLNGVINGIAENAGDVRVGLLPLGTGNDFGRSLGLPTDVEAAIDVIRGGETRAIDLVRVTSDEVRYFINVSAGGFSGLVNEKLTTEMKKTWGPLAYLRSAAAALPELRAYQTTLAFDNTESLMLDLYNVVVANGRYVAGGTLIAPEASVDDGLLDIILIQKRSAPELALLAGSVALGTHLSSDAIVFRRAAKLTVNSKPGMWFNVDGELVGNEPARFEILPRALRFAVPKP
- a CDS encoding NAD(P)H-dependent glycerol-3-phosphate dehydrogenase, which codes for MSIQRTAIVGAGGWGTALAILWAKRGNDVILWGNDPDRAAKLRASRENADYLPGVKLPDSVQVTSDIAECAGADLIVFVTPSTALRAVGARLRDALSNSKPILLSGTKGIEHGSGLRMSEILNTIFPDNTIAVLSGPNLAAEIARDLPTAAVLGCRNPDCAEELQSYLGSERFRIYSSDETIGIELGGALKNVFAIAAGVSDGFRLGDNSKAALVTRALAELLRLGTAMGGNPRTFYGLSGAGDLIATCFSQHSRNRRLGERIGRGETLAQIAAGTHMVAEGVPTARSAYECARKLNIETPIIDQIYSILHEGKRPDQALQELLARDQKAERR